A genomic region of Cotesia glomerata isolate CgM1 linkage group LG9, MPM_Cglom_v2.3, whole genome shotgun sequence contains the following coding sequences:
- the LOC123271915 gene encoding uncharacterized protein LOC123271915: protein MKSSRVAKALANPMPLMRDRSIEDIIEESFAEDATTNNTESFSRKDKTISESLPTNRQDIVDFNGVANFLEGVVQKEFKKMRQSLELSMTDKFKQLLKTIQYSAEPPAKQKAWQDLGNTLPFDSLEKFLAFEESLTKDKQKKNSLIYVFQMITAGSTDCENDVNQIM from the exons ATGAAATCTTCAAGGGTCGCTAAGGCTTTAGCTAATCCAATGCCACTGATGCGTGATCGATCCATTGAGGATATTATAGAAGAATCATTCGCGGAGGATGCTACCACTAATAATACTGAGTCATTTTCTCGAAAAGACAAGACAATATCAGAATCGCTGCCAACGAATCGACAAG ACATTGTGGATTTCAATGGTGTAGCGAATTTTCTGGAAGGTGTGGTTCagaaagaatttaaaaaaatgagacAAAGTCTTGAGCTATCTATGACAGATAAATTCAAACAACTATTGAAAACCATTCAATACTCGGCTGAACCACCTGCGAAACAAAAAGCCTGGCAAGACCTGGGCAACACTTTGCCATTTGATTCTCTCGAAAAATTCTTAGCTTTCGAAGAATCTTTAACAAAGGATAAGCAGAAGAAAAATTCTCTG ATTTATGTCTTTCAAATGATAACGGCTGGGTCCACTGATTGTGAGAACGATGTCAATCAAATAATGTGA